The following coding sequences are from one Pararge aegeria chromosome 13, ilParAegt1.1, whole genome shotgun sequence window:
- the LOC120628691 gene encoding ATP-dependent translocase ABCB1-like, translating to MKDFEESSRKSYKVNDLSKVEFTKNDTANDKSSEAETEEVPSVSFITLYRFATGKDKLYIFVAIICSLICGATTPLNTLLFASLLQSMVDYGISLIIGVPAGDVFLEAVRDFAIYNSIIGAVIVVLSYAATVLMNISAFNQVYRIRQEYLKAALNQDFEYFDTHQTGDFASKMTDDVIKLEDGIGEKLATFIFYQASFVSSIIMALVKGWKLALLCLISFPVTLTLVGIAGLIASRLSKKEAVASGKAGSIAEEVLTAIRTVYAFSGQTKEIQRYEGHLAESRSINIKKGFFNGMAMGTLFFCIFCAYALSFWFGYRLMVLEPETYDVNTMIAVFFGVMMGSANFGISSTLMEVFGVARGAGAQIFNLIDNVPVINPLLNRGFTPSTIQGNIELKNVVFDYPSRPDVPVLKGVSLTVQRGQSVALVGHSGCGKSTIIQLLSRYYDVIDGSVSIDGNDVRKLSVRWLRDQIGLVGQEPVLFNTTVRENIRYGREDADDEAIEKCAKQANAHEFIMKLPSGYDTLVGERGASLSGGQKQRIAIARALVRNPRILLLDEATSALDTSSEAKVQKALDKAQEGRTTIVVAHRLSTIRNVDKIYVFKSGTVVETGNHEELMKKKGHYYDMVMLQSSPDLNETEPGKNILDRTTSIQSEKDEDEHFEPKMEEADPTTEIPDVSFTEVVKLNSPEWKSITAASLCSVISGFAMPILAIILGDFVGVLSNDDTEAVQAQVREYALIFVGVGVFSGITNFIMVSMYGVAGEYLTARLRKLMFKSLLQQEIGFFDDKNNSTGALCARLSGEAAQVQGATGQRIGTVLQAFGTFSFSLAVSLYYEWRLGLVALTFVPLMAAVLYKQGRMVTAESFGTAKTMEQSSKIAVEAVSNVRTVASLGREETFLNDYAKQLLPALDVAKRTSHWRGIVFGLSRGLFNFIYAATLYYGGHLMVYGNVGYATILKSAQTLLMGSSSAAQAFAFAPNFQKGIKAAGRVIVILNRQSKITDPIQPAVEDFRGTGEASLQNVHFKYPTRQTIQVLNNFDLEIENGKTIALVGASGCGKSTIIQLLQRYYDPDSGIVAQNGIPISKLRLVDIRQSIGFVQQEPVLFDRTIGENIAYGDNTRNPTSEEIIEAAKQANIHNFIASLPMGYDTNIGSKGTQLSGGQKQRVAIARALIRRPNMLLLDEATSALDTESEKVVQEALDAAKEGRTCVMIAHRLSTVRDADIICVLSNGRVAERGTHTELMQLKGLYYNLNRRGYA from the exons ATGAAGGACTTCGAGGAGAGCAGCAGAAAAAGTTATAAAGTGAATGATTTATCAAAAGTGGAATTCACGAAGAATGACACTGCTAATGACAAAAGCAG TGAAGCGGAGACAGAGGAAGTACCAAGCGtttcatttataacatta TACCGTTTCGCAACTGGAAAGGACAAACTCTACATTTTCGTTGCGATCATATGTTCTTTAATATGCGGAGCCACGACCCCCCTTAATACCCTGCTATTCGCATCGTTATTGCAaagcatggtggactatggcatATCATTAATAATCGGGGTGCCCGCTGGAGACGTATTTCTTGAGGCAGTCAGAGATTTCGCAATCTACAACAGTATAATAGGAGCTGTTATCGTCGTCCTGTCGTATGCTGCCACAGTTCTTATGAACATATCCGCGTTTAATCAG GTTTATCGGATTCGGCAGGAATATTTGAAGGCAGCTTTAAATCAGGATTTCGAATACTTTGACACGCACCAGACTGGCGATTTTGCTTCTAAAATGACAga TGATGTTATAAAATTAGAGGATGGAATCGGTGAGAAATTAGCGACTTTCATATTCTACCAAGCATCGTTTGTCAGCTCCATAATAATGGCACTCGTCAAGGGATGGAAACTAGCCCTTTTGTGCCTTATATCTTTTCCAGTCACTTTGACGCTGGTCGGAATTGCGGGCCTG ATTGCCTCTCGGCTATCTAAAAAAGAGGCTGTGGCATCGGGCAAAGCAGGTTCTATAGCAGAAGAAGTGTTGACAGCAATACGGACAGTTTACGCCTTTAGTGGACagacaaaagaaatacaaagatatGAAGGTCATCTTGCAGAGTCGagaagtataaatattaaaaaag GTTTTTTTAATGGTATGGCTATGGGCACATTGTTCTTTTGCATCTTTTGCGCGTACGCATTATCCTTCTGGTTCGGATACAGGCTTATGGTGTTAGAGCCAGAGACATATGACGTTAATACAATGATAGCG gTTTTCTTTGGAGTAATGATGGGCTCAGCAAACTTTGGTATATCGTCGACGTTGATGGAAGTGTTCGGAGTGGCGCGAGGTGCTGGCGCGCAAATCTTCAATTTGATCGACAATGTGCCGGTCATCAATCCTTTGTTAAACCGTGGGTTTACTCCCTCTACTATTCAGGGGAACATCGAACTGAAAAACGTCGTGTTTGACTATCCTTCGCGACCAGATGTTCCG GTTCTGAAAGGAGTCAGTCTCACCGTACAGCGAGGACAATCAGTAGCCCTGGTTGGACATTCGGGTTGTGGAAAGTCTACAATAATACAGCTTTTATCAAGATATTACGACGTTATTGATGGCAGC GTATCCATTGATGGTAACGATGTTCGGAAGTTATCAGTAAGGTGGTTACGCGACCAAATTGGACTGGTGGGCCAGGAGCCTGTGTTATTCAACACGACGGTTCGAGAAAACATTCGGTATGGTCGCGAGGATGCCGATGACGAAGCTATTGAAAAGTGCGCGAAACAGGCCAACGCACATGAATTCATCATGAAACTACCCTCG GGTTATGACACATTGGTTGGTGAAAGGGGAGCCTCTCTTTCAGGAGGTCAAAAACAAAGAATCGCTATCGCACGGGCACTTGTACGCAATCCTAGAATTTTGCTGCTTGACGAGGCCACAAGTGCGTTGGACACATCATCTGAAGCCAAAGTACAGAAGGCTCTTGACAAG GCACAAGAAGGACGCACGACTATTGTTGTGGCCCACAGACTTTCAACAATAAGGAACGTTGATAAAATTTACGTATTCAAAAGTGGGACCGTAGTAGAGACTGGAAATCACGAAgaactaatgaaaaaaaagggTCACTACTACGATATGGTTATGCTTCAATCTTCTCCAGATTTAAATGAAACAG AGCCAGGTAAGAATATATTGGACCGAACTACGTCTATACAAAGCGAAAAGGATGAAGACGAACATTTTGAACCTAAAATGGAG GAAGCCGATCCGACCACAGAAATCCCAGATGTGTCGTTTACTGAGGTGGTGAAGCTCAATTCACCCGAGTGGAAGTCCATAACTGCTGCAAGCCTTTGTTCCGTGATCAGTGGTTTCGCTATGCCGATCCTCGCTATCATACTTGGCGACTTTGTTGGT GTTCTTTCCAACGATGACACAGAGGCAGTTCAAGCACAAGTGCGTGAATATGCCTTAATATTTGTAGGTGTTGGAGTTTTTTCAGGAATCACGAACTTCATAATG GTATCCATGTACGGTGTAGCTGGCGAATATCTTACGGCTCGATTGCGGAAACTGATGTTCAAAAGTTTACTACAGCAAGAAATTGGATTCTTCGACGACAAAAACAACTCAACAGGAGCTTTATGCGCTCGTTTATCAGGCGAAGCAGCTCAAGTTCAAGGg gcaACAGGTCAGAGAATCGGAACTGTTTTACAAGCATTTGGTACTTTCTCATTTTCCTTGGCAGTATCGTTGTATTATGAATGGCGTTTAGGACTAGTAGCTTTAACTTTCGTGCCACTAATGGCTGCTGTGCTGTACAAGCAAGGAAGAATGGTTACCGCCGAATCCTTTGGAACAGCGAAAACTATGGAACAAAGTTCTAAG atTGCTGTAGAAGCTGTATCAAATGTACGAACGGTTGCATCCCTCGGCAGAGAAGAGACTTTCCTGAATGATTATGCCAAACAATTATTGCCAGCGCTCGATGTCGCTAAACGTACGTCGCACTGGCGAGGCATAGTTTTTGGTCTCTCTAGAGGcctatttaactttatttacgcTGCCACACTATATTACGGAGGCCATTTAATGGTGTACGGAAATGTCGGCTATGCTACGATTCTTAA GTCAGCCCAGACACTGTTGATGGGGTCGTCTTCAGCAGCACAAGCTTTTGCGTTTGCACCTAATTTCCAAAAAGGAATCAAGGCAGCAGGGCGTGTCATTGTGATACTCAACAGACAATCTAAAATTACAGATCCAATTCAACCCGCAGTTGAAGACTTT AGGGGAACAGGCGAAGCGAGTTTACAAAATGTACACTTCAAATATCCAACCCGACAAACCATACAAGTCCTAAATAACTTTGACCTTGAGATAGAAAACGGAAAAACGATTGCGCTGGTCGGCGCAAGTGGTTGCGGGAAGAGCACGATTATCCAACTTCTGCAAAGATACTACGACCCTGATAGCGGCATTGTG GCTCAAAATGGAATACCAATATCAAAACTACGCCTAGTTGATATAAGACAGTCGATTGGATTTGTACAACAAGAACCAGTTCTGTTTGACCGCACTATTGGTGAAAATATAGCCTATGGAGACAATACGAGAAACCCAACTAGTGAGGAAATAATTGAGGCCGCCAAACAAGCTAACATACACAATTTTATCGCATCATTGCCTATG GGCTACGACACTAACATTGGCTCAAAGGGTACACAACTGTCTGGAGGTCAAAAACAAAGAGTGGCAATAGCAAGAGCGCTGATTAGGCGACCTAATATGCTTCTTCTGGACGAAGCTACAAGCGCATTGGATACAGAAAGCGAAAAG GTTGTGCAAGAAGCACTGGACGCCGCGAAGGAAGGACGCACGTGCGTGATGATTGCGCACCGTCTCAGCACGGTGCGCGACGCGGACATAATCTGCGTGCTTAGCAACGGTCGCGTGGCGGAGCGTGGAACACACACAGAGCTCATGCAACTCAAAGGACTATATTACAACTTAAATAGACGGGGCTACGCTTAA